The window TCAGCAAATGATGAAGTAGGTTCTTGTGCTAGGAAGAAATCATGAACCGGAGTAGTGTGAGAGACTTGAAGAAAGATTTAAAACAGCTGCTGTGGGGAATGCTATGGTCAATTAAGGAAGCATAAAAAAATCATTGCCTAGCATTATTGAAAGGGTATGGAAATGGGAAAAGGCATTCACACTTGTCTTTTACCCATTTTATTTCGCCCTCAGATCCtccttttccaaaatgtttttggATTCCAGCTCTTAGTACTACTCTGTTCCTTCACAcacccttcctttccccacccttGTGAAACCATCACTGATCTGGCTAGGCACTATTAGACCTGGGAGATTATAAGTTGGTAGCTTCTGTAGGATCCAAGTTTCTTTGCTGATCAGTTAGATCTGGGAGCCCAACCGTatgttttactgatgaagaaactgtagGGCAGGGCTGACCCTACAAAAAATTGTAGAGTaggtgaagttttgtttttgtacctTCCCAACTTCCATTACTATTTATACCTAATTAACATGAAGCATAATTATTATGCATATCATTAAATTGTATTAATTTAGTGTTGTAATTAAATAAAGCTTATCTCATCATGgtttgaatatatgtgtatataggtttTTCATTacttatgtgatgtttaaaatctgtgatgtctaaaaaaatctaatgtgtggttgccttaaattagaagctttagcaccagtctttgggcattgagtatttattaaagcatactaggtattagatgGAGTtaagacctatctagcctagagttccagcctggtctggttcttcaaGTCTtccgccatgagcctgcttcaaccatgaactgtcctcaaactgagtgtagaagctttttataggtctggaccagaggtggtccttacacactgcttcaagttggcGTTAGCCAactccattggttcactggacttgaaggtggtcttgagttgagttcaaagtccttagcttctgagaacaatacctccttaaaggcaagccaggtgtggttacaatccaattaacttgaagtaggctaatcagcaaagtcaatcactctcacttaattcaatcagtttagatcggtgggcctttgagtatctgccaaatcccattattttctcacacttaaAATAAGAAATTGGTGAATTCCTATTTCaaagcattttgggggggggatgagatATAAGTATCTAATTAAAACTGAATATCAGAGCCAACTCTTAACTTTCTATGAGTGTAGTTCATCACTACTCAATTCATGGTGCCTAGGCAGAGCAGTAGAGAAAGAAGAGTAAGAAAAGGGAATTTCCTGTACCCCACTCATCACCCAGGTTaagtaaagggaaaagagaagaggcttAATGCTCACTAAGGGATGATGTTTTAAAGttggtaggatttgaacagacTAATGGAGCTACCACCAAGGAATTTTATCCTAATACTTACATTCAATAAGCTTATCTTCCTTGTTAATTTTTAGCAAACAAAAGTTAGGGTTTTCATCATTAAATGCCTTTGTCTGTTTCATTGAAATGTGTCTTTTTCAGCATCTTTGGTACTTCAGAGGGAAAGTTAAGAATTAACCCCTGTGGGTAGTTAAGAATAGCacataaattaataatatgacctatacttttaaaagaaaattactatAATACAATTAGAGTATGTCTTGTAACTTTTTAGTTGGCTCTCCTTTTTCTTGTCAATAAATGCAgatatttgtgtatgcatatatatacattttgtggttgtgtgtatatgtatgtgttgggGGGAAGTGTTTTAATTGCTCACAAGGTCTAGCTCAGTTGATATTGGGCCCAAAATTGCTGTCACAGTCTTCTCCGCCTTGGCTAGATGAAATTTGAATACCATGGGGAATTTAACATGTTAGAGTTTACAACACTGTCTAATAATATTCTTTGGTACTAGAGGTCTGGGATGGATATCCTAGTCAAGCCTCTGAGGCAGCAAGAGGCAGATGGCataatgaaatggaaagaacactggaccttGGTTATCATTCCATtaactaactgtgtaaccttgggcaagtcacttaacctacctactattgattttcctcatctgtgaaataaggaaatTGTACTAAGATGATCTCCGTATCTAGTAATCTGTAAATTTGGTGCTAATTTCCTACTCTTTTAAATGCTTCTCACCCCCTCCCAGTCATGATTGATCAGAACCACTTCTATAAAGCCATACATAACATATCTCTACTTTCctcctctttgatttttttttgggggggtggggcaatgagggttaagtgacttgcccagggtcacacagctagtaagtgtcaagtatctgaggctggatttgaactcaagtcctcctgaatccagggctggtgctctatccactgtgccacctagttgcaccccCCTCCACTTTGATCTTGAGGGTTCAGATAAGGAACATTGTAGTTTTATACCACAAAAGAGTATAAAGACCCAATCAGATTTAAAAGTTTCTTTGCAAGAGCAGTTATTTGATAAGTATCTTAActgtattttctcttcttcctcagaaCTAAAGCATCGAGACATAATGGGGGCATTTTTAGACAAGCCAAAGATGGAGAAGCATAATGCCCAAGGGCAAGGTAATGGGCTACGTTATGGGCTAAGCAGTATGCAAGGTTGGCGAGTTGAAATGGAAGATGCACATACAGCTGTGATTGGTTTGCCAAGTGGACTTGATGGATGGTCATTCTTTGCTGTGTATGATGGGCATGCTGGTTCCCAGGTTGCCAAATACTGCTGTGAGCATTTATTAGATCACATCACAAATAACCAGGATTTTAAAGGATCTGAAGGACCACCTTCTGTGGAAAATGTCAAGAATGGAATCAGAACAGGTTTTCTGCAGATTGATGAACATATGAGAATAATATCAGAGAAGAAACATGGTGCAGACCGAAGTGGGTCAACAGCAGTGGGTGTCCTGATTTCTCCCCAACATACATATTTCATCAACTGTGGAGACTCAAGAGGTTTACTTTGTAGGAACAGGAAAGTTCATTTCTTCACACAAGATCACAAACCAAGTAATCCTTTGGAAAAAGAACGTATTCAGAATGCAGGTGGTTCTGTAATGATTCAGCGTGTGAATGGCTCTCTTGCCGTATCTAGGGCACTTGGA is drawn from Dromiciops gliroides isolate mDroGli1 chromosome 2, mDroGli1.pri, whole genome shotgun sequence and contains these coding sequences:
- the PPM1A gene encoding protein phosphatase 1A; amino-acid sequence: MGAFLDKPKMEKHNAQGQGNGLRYGLSSMQGWRVEMEDAHTAVIGLPSGLDGWSFFAVYDGHAGSQVAKYCCEHLLDHITNNQDFKGSEGPPSVENVKNGIRTGFLQIDEHMRIISEKKHGADRSGSTAVGVLISPQHTYFINCGDSRGLLCRNRKVHFFTQDHKPSNPLEKERIQNAGGSVMIQRVNGSLAVSRALGDFDYKCVHGKGPTEQLVSPEPEVYEIERSEKDDQFIILACDGIWDVMGNEELCDFVRSRLEVTDDLERVCNEVVDTCLYKGSRDNMSVILICFPSAPKVSPEAVKKETELDKYLESRVEEIIKKQGEGVPDLVHVMRTLATENIPNLPPGGELASKRSVIEAVYNRLNPFRNDDTDSTSADDMW